A stretch of Clostridium formicaceticum DNA encodes these proteins:
- the purR gene encoding pur operon repressor has translation MEKLKRNERIAAIIKILGDQPNKIFTLNYFTEKFAAAKSTISEDIMVVKQSMEKMKLGKIQTISGAAGGVKFIPYTTKEQNKQILQSICNHLGEKERILPGGFLYMADIIYSPQMIHQLGEVFASQFNYKEVDYIITVETKGIPLALMVAKAMNLPLVILRRDSKVTEGSTVSINYVSGSSKKMQRMSLARRAIKPNSKVIIIDDFMKAGGTAKGMMDMMKEFDTQVEGIGVLIATREPQEKLVEDYIPLLILEEVEEKSEAVEIYPNPALI, from the coding sequence ATGGAGAAGTTGAAAAGAAACGAAAGAATTGCTGCTATTATAAAAATCCTTGGAGATCAACCCAATAAAATATTTACGCTTAATTATTTTACGGAAAAGTTTGCTGCTGCCAAATCTACGATTAGCGAAGATATTATGGTAGTGAAGCAGTCTATGGAAAAAATGAAACTAGGAAAAATTCAAACAATTTCTGGAGCAGCTGGTGGTGTGAAGTTTATTCCCTATACCACAAAAGAACAAAACAAACAAATATTACAAAGCATCTGTAATCACTTGGGGGAAAAAGAGAGAATTCTTCCCGGTGGGTTTTTGTATATGGCAGATATTATTTATTCTCCACAAATGATTCATCAGCTGGGGGAGGTTTTTGCCAGTCAATTTAACTATAAAGAGGTGGATTATATTATAACAGTAGAAACAAAAGGTATACCACTAGCTCTTATGGTGGCAAAAGCTATGAATTTGCCTTTAGTTATTCTTAGAAGAGATAGTAAAGTGACGGAAGGTTCTACAGTAAGCATTAATTATGTTTCTGGTTCCAGTAAAAAAATGCAAAGAATGTCTCTTGCCAGAAGAGCAATTAAGCCTAATTCTAAGGTAATTATTATTGATGATTTTATGAAGGCAGGTGGCACAGCTAAGGGTATGATGGACATGATGAAGGAGTTTGACACCCAGGTAGAAGGAATCGGGGTTTTAATAGCTACCAGAGAACCACAAGAAAAGCTGGTGGAGGATTATATACCACTATTAATTCTGGAAGAAGTAGAAGAAAAAAGCGAAGCTGTAGAAATTTATCCAAACCCTGCTCTTATATAA
- the spoVG gene encoding septation regulator SpoVG, translating into MQVTDVRVRKVAAEGKMKAIVSVTFDNEFVVHDIKIIEGQNGLFIAMPSRKMGEGDFRDIAHPINSDTRFKIQQAIFAEYEKVNEESELEAVETISAAHEA; encoded by the coding sequence ATGCAAGTAACAGATGTAAGAGTGAGAAAGGTAGCAGCAGAGGGTAAAATGAAGGCAATCGTTTCCGTTACTTTTGATAACGAATTTGTTGTACATGACATTAAGATTATCGAAGGACAAAATGGACTATTTATCGCGATGCCTAGCAGAAAAATGGGAGAAGGAGATTTTAGAGACATAGCCCATCCTATTAATTCGGACACAAGATTCAAAATTCAACAGGCTATATTTGCAGAATATGAAAAAGTTAATGAAGAAAGTGAATTAGAAGCAGTTGAGACGATAAGCGCAGCTCATGAAGCATAA
- the glmU gene encoding bifunctional UDP-N-acetylglucosamine diphosphorylase/glucosamine-1-phosphate N-acetyltransferase GlmU, translating into MKLQAIILAAGAGTRMKSKLPKVLHKVCGEPMLQHVIDAAYQSDIEECIVVVGHGAQTVKNSLTKDIKTVLQKEQLGTGHAVMMTYDQLTEEGTVLILNGDGPLITEDTLRELLAYHQEKGYNATVLTADLANPHGYGRIVRGTDNGLMKIVEEKDASPEEKMIKEINSGLYCFDAKALREALPRITKENAQGEYYLTDALAIIAGMGKEVGVYKTKDYEDIMAVNAKGQLAQVEEIMRRRIAEKHMEEGVTIINPSHTYIEKHVKIGRDTIVYPGVILVGDTVIGEDCTIGANTRIEDSKIGDSVTIHHSTILQSTVGKCTTVGPYAYVRPNSHIGKHVKIGDFVEIKNAFIGDHSKASHLAYIGDAEVGSHVNIGCGVVFVNYDGKNKHKTIIRDHAFIGSNSNLIAPVIVEEYGYVASGSTITKSVEKGALAIARSHQHNKAGWVEDKGLLKTKEE; encoded by the coding sequence ATGAAATTACAAGCAATCATATTAGCAGCAGGGGCTGGAACGCGTATGAAGTCAAAGCTTCCTAAAGTACTCCATAAGGTTTGTGGTGAACCTATGCTACAACATGTTATAGATGCTGCTTATCAGTCCGATATAGAGGAATGCATCGTTGTAGTTGGGCATGGAGCACAGACAGTAAAAAACAGCTTAACAAAGGATATTAAAACTGTTCTGCAAAAAGAGCAACTGGGAACAGGGCATGCAGTCATGATGACTTATGATCAATTAACTGAAGAAGGAACAGTGTTAATTCTAAACGGAGATGGCCCTTTGATTACAGAAGATACACTAAGAGAGCTTCTTGCTTATCATCAAGAAAAAGGATACAATGCTACAGTTTTAACAGCAGATTTAGCAAACCCCCACGGTTATGGCCGAATCGTCAGAGGTACAGATAATGGGCTAATGAAAATCGTAGAGGAAAAGGATGCTTCCCCAGAGGAAAAGATGATTAAGGAAATTAATTCTGGTCTTTACTGTTTTGATGCTAAAGCACTTAGAGAAGCTTTACCTCGTATCACGAAAGAAAATGCTCAGGGAGAATATTATTTAACAGATGCCCTTGCTATTATCGCTGGTATGGGAAAAGAGGTAGGCGTTTATAAAACAAAAGACTATGAAGATATTATGGCGGTAAACGCCAAAGGCCAGCTGGCACAGGTTGAAGAAATTATGCGCCGACGCATTGCCGAGAAGCACATGGAAGAAGGCGTTACGATTATCAATCCTAGCCATACCTATATAGAAAAGCATGTAAAGATTGGTAGAGATACGATTGTTTATCCTGGTGTCATCTTAGTGGGAGATACTGTTATTGGAGAAGATTGTACCATAGGTGCTAATACAAGAATAGAAGACTCCAAGATAGGAGATTCTGTAACCATTCACCACTCCACCATCCTGCAAAGCACCGTGGGAAAGTGTACAACGGTAGGACCCTATGCTTATGTGAGACCGAATAGTCATATTGGTAAACATGTAAAAATAGGGGATTTTGTAGAAATTAAGAACGCTTTCATTGGAGATCATTCCAAAGCTTCCCACCTCGCTTATATCGGTGACGCAGAGGTAGGTAGCCATGTAAATATAGGATGTGGTGTTGTATTTGTAAATTATGATGGGAAAAATAAACATAAGACAATTATCCGTGATCATGCGTTTATTGGTAGCAACTCTAATTTAATTGCTCCTGTAATTGTGGAAGAGTATGGATATGTAGCCAGTGGTTCTACAATTACAAAGTCTGTAGAAAAAGGAGCACTAGCCATAGCCCGGAGTCATCAACATAATAAAGCCGGCTGGGTAGAAGATAAAGGTTTACTGAAAACAAAGGAGGAATAA
- a CDS encoding ribose-phosphate diphosphokinase — protein MNTSGSEIKIFSGNANVGLAKEIAQEIGVPLGNCEVGTFSDGEIAVNINETVRGADVFVVQPTHPPVNDHLMELLILIDAFKRASAGRITAVLPYYGYARQDRKAKARDPITAKLVADLLTVAGADRVLAMDLHAAQIQGYFNIPVDHLLGVPILAEYFIKKNIQDLIVVSPDLGSVTRARNFANHLDAPIAIIDKRRPKANVSEVMNIIGEVEGKNVILIDDMIDTAGTIVQAANALKEFGAKDVYAACTHPLLSGPAIERIQNSQIKELITTNSITLAEEKNIDKIKVMSVARLFAEAIQRIYKNISVSRLFD, from the coding sequence ATGAATACGAGTGGTAGTGAGATAAAAATATTTTCTGGCAATGCTAATGTTGGATTGGCAAAGGAAATCGCTCAGGAAATAGGTGTGCCTCTTGGAAACTGTGAAGTGGGTACCTTTAGTGATGGAGAAATAGCAGTAAATATCAATGAGACCGTAAGAGGAGCAGATGTTTTTGTGGTACAACCTACACATCCTCCTGTAAATGATCATCTTATGGAGCTCTTAATTTTAATTGATGCTTTTAAGAGGGCTTCAGCAGGAAGAATAACAGCGGTTTTACCCTACTATGGCTATGCTAGACAAGATCGTAAAGCAAAGGCAAGGGACCCTATCACAGCTAAATTAGTAGCAGACCTATTGACTGTAGCCGGAGCCGATAGAGTATTAGCTATGGATTTGCATGCTGCGCAAATTCAAGGATACTTTAATATACCAGTAGACCATCTGTTAGGAGTACCAATTTTAGCTGAGTATTTTATTAAGAAGAATATTCAAGATTTAATCGTGGTTTCTCCAGACCTTGGCAGTGTTACTCGGGCTAGAAATTTTGCTAATCACCTTGATGCGCCTATTGCCATTATCGATAAAAGAAGACCTAAGGCAAATGTTTCAGAAGTAATGAACATTATTGGAGAGGTTGAAGGAAAAAATGTTATTTTAATTGACGATATGATTGATACCGCTGGTACCATTGTGCAGGCTGCCAATGCCTTAAAAGAATTTGGAGCAAAGGATGTATATGCTGCTTGTACCCATCCTTTATTGTCTGGACCAGCCATTGAAAGAATTCAAAACTCCCAGATTAAGGAACTGATCACTACCAACTCTATCACTTTGGCAGAGGAAAAAAATATCGATAAAATTAAGGTAATGTCGGTAGCCCGCTTGTTTGCAGAAGCAATTCAAAGAATTTATAAAAATATTTCTGTAAGCAGATTATTTGATTAG
- the pth gene encoding aminoacyl-tRNA hydrolase → MHIIVGLGNPGKKYDGTRHNIGFDTIDLLAHRHGIKVNKLKHKALYGEGFWGGEKVLLAKPQTFMNLSGESLRDMVEFYKIDKKNLVVIYDDIDIEVGALRIRQQGSAGSHNGMKSIIYLLQSDAFPRVRIGIGKPKFGDLADYVLGRFSKEEVTSMRETVEKAAEAVETIVKEGIDLAMNRYNRS, encoded by the coding sequence ATGCACATCATTGTAGGACTAGGAAATCCAGGTAAAAAGTACGATGGCACAAGACATAACATAGGCTTTGACACCATAGACCTATTAGCCCATCGTCATGGCATAAAGGTAAACAAGTTAAAACATAAGGCGCTTTACGGAGAAGGATTTTGGGGAGGAGAAAAGGTTTTATTGGCAAAGCCTCAAACCTTCATGAACTTAAGTGGAGAAAGCCTTCGAGATATGGTGGAATTCTATAAAATAGACAAGAAAAACTTGGTGGTTATTTATGATGATATTGATATAGAAGTAGGAGCCCTTAGAATTCGTCAGCAGGGCAGTGCTGGTAGCCATAATGGTATGAAGTCCATTATTTATCTACTGCAGTCTGATGCTTTCCCGAGAGTACGGATCGGCATAGGAAAACCAAAGTTTGGGGACTTAGCGGATTATGTTTTGGGAAGATTTTCAAAGGAAGAAGTGACTTCTATGAGGGAAACTGTAGAGAAAGCTGCTGAAGCAGTGGAGACCATTGTCAAAGAAGGTATAGACCTAGCTATGAATCGTTATAATAGATCATGA
- the mfd gene encoding transcription-repair coupling factor: MKKNVVLSPLENSLQYLQLAQTLREEKSSVSLHGLDDSQRGHVAYGLYKGLRRQLCLLTYSEIEAQQIYQDLKFYVEDQAIFFPTKDIVFYDVEATSEEVSEERIKALNKLVGGEACIVVASIDALLLKLTPVDIYKKYQLAFTVGQRIHLQQVTENFILQDYERVERVDTKGQFSIRGGIIDIFPPAEENPIRIELFDDEVDSIRYFEVETQKSIEKIEKITVYPAKEIIIEVNHHEKTVPQLSQELKNTLKKLDPAAGEKLQGKIAEAVERLSNLGRFKGIQKFLPYIYEKAASLIDYFQEEAIVIVDEPDRGKEKIKGYLEEFRENFKTLLERGEVLPNQAHLLFNYEEIIKRLKDRSLVTSSLLPKNHPDLQPKKIINFISRPVQSFYGKMNHFVKEISSLQQKGYEIRIVTTTKEKAMKLLELLREEEVLTEFFVKDDAKASHKGKVVILQGNLHRGFEYVDIKYILFTDYEIYGAYKKKKQKIKRKDTSPIKSFIDLQVGDYVVHEGHGIGKYIGIEELKVEGVKKDYLKIRYSGEDNLYLPTDQMDLIQKYIGADDKAPKLNKLGGTEWVKTKAKAKKAIEDMAKDLLKLYAEREKSKGYAFSRDTDWQKQFEYLFPYEETPDQIRCIEEMKKDMEVDRSMDRLLCGDVGYGKTEVAIRGAFKCVMDSKQVAVLVPTTILAQQHYNNFKERFSGFPVTVEMLSRFRTPTQQKHTIESVRTGNIDVLIGTHRLLSKDVVFKDLGLLIVDEEQRFGVKHKEALKQLKKSVDVLTLTATPIPRTLHMSMIGVRDMSVIEDPPEERYPVQTYVASYNESLITDALTREMARGGQVYYVYNRVQGIHQVAAKLGSLVPQARVGVAHGQMSERQLEKLMLEYYHGEYDVLVCTTIIETGLDIANVNTIIIQDADRLGLSQLYQLRGRVGRSNRQGYAYLLYEKDKILSEVAEKRLKAIKEFTEFGSGFKIAMRDLEIRGAGNLLGSEQHGHMASIGYDLYVKLLEETVGELKGEKIEKYEDTMMELNVDAYISEKYISNPSHKIEIYKKIASIRNEEDMYAIEEEIEDRFGDIPLSVRNLLLISYIKALAKNLKIQYISQKEKSIRIQFREAKVLRPENIVEVMESYRWKVTIHGGQQPYITYKIQTQDQYKVLLDIKGLIEKISGLKKAAS, encoded by the coding sequence ATGAAAAAGAATGTAGTATTATCACCTTTAGAAAACTCATTGCAATATCTACAGTTAGCACAAACCTTGAGGGAAGAAAAATCTTCGGTAAGCCTTCATGGGTTAGATGATTCTCAACGGGGGCATGTTGCTTATGGGCTATATAAAGGACTAAGGCGACAGCTTTGTCTGCTGACCTATAGTGAAATAGAAGCACAACAAATTTATCAAGATTTAAAGTTTTATGTTGAAGATCAAGCCATTTTCTTTCCTACAAAGGATATTGTATTTTATGATGTAGAAGCCACCAGCGAAGAGGTTAGTGAAGAAAGAATAAAGGCTTTGAATAAGTTAGTAGGGGGGGAAGCTTGCATTGTAGTAGCATCTATTGATGCACTATTATTAAAACTTACTCCTGTAGATATCTATAAAAAATATCAACTAGCTTTTACCGTGGGACAACGTATTCACCTCCAGCAGGTGACAGAAAACTTTATTTTGCAGGATTATGAAAGAGTAGAAAGAGTAGACACAAAGGGACAGTTCAGTATTCGAGGGGGAATTATTGATATTTTTCCTCCAGCAGAAGAAAATCCTATTCGTATCGAACTGTTCGATGATGAAGTAGACTCAATTCGGTACTTTGAAGTAGAAACACAAAAATCTATAGAAAAAATTGAAAAAATAACAGTTTATCCAGCTAAAGAAATTATTATAGAAGTCAATCACCACGAAAAAACAGTACCTCAACTATCACAGGAACTAAAAAACACCTTAAAAAAACTAGACCCTGCTGCGGGAGAAAAGCTGCAGGGAAAAATAGCGGAGGCAGTGGAAAGACTTTCTAACCTTGGAAGATTTAAAGGAATTCAGAAGTTTTTACCCTATATCTATGAAAAAGCAGCTTCTTTGATAGACTATTTTCAGGAGGAAGCTATTGTTATTGTAGACGAACCGGATCGAGGAAAGGAAAAGATAAAAGGATATCTAGAGGAGTTCAGGGAAAACTTTAAAACCCTCTTAGAAAGAGGAGAAGTATTACCTAATCAAGCACACCTTTTGTTTAACTATGAAGAAATTATTAAAAGATTAAAAGACCGATCTTTGGTGACTTCCAGTCTTCTACCCAAAAATCATCCAGATTTACAGCCTAAAAAAATTATTAATTTTATCTCTAGACCAGTTCAATCTTTTTATGGTAAAATGAATCATTTTGTAAAAGAAATAAGTTCACTGCAACAAAAAGGTTATGAAATTCGAATTGTGACAACTACAAAGGAAAAGGCAATGAAATTGCTGGAGTTATTAAGGGAAGAAGAGGTGTTAACAGAGTTTTTTGTAAAAGACGATGCTAAGGCGTCTCATAAGGGTAAAGTAGTCATTCTTCAAGGAAACCTTCATCGGGGTTTTGAATATGTAGATATAAAATATATCCTTTTCACTGACTATGAAATCTACGGGGCGTATAAAAAGAAAAAGCAAAAGATAAAGAGGAAGGATACTTCCCCTATAAAGTCTTTTATAGACCTTCAGGTAGGGGATTATGTGGTTCATGAGGGGCATGGTATAGGAAAATATATAGGTATCGAAGAATTAAAGGTGGAGGGCGTAAAAAAGGATTATTTAAAAATTCGTTACTCCGGAGAAGATAATCTTTATCTTCCTACCGATCAGATGGATTTAATTCAAAAATATATAGGTGCTGATGATAAAGCACCAAAGCTCAACAAATTAGGAGGCACAGAATGGGTTAAAACGAAGGCAAAGGCAAAAAAAGCCATCGAGGATATGGCTAAGGATCTCTTAAAGCTTTATGCTGAAAGAGAAAAAAGCAAAGGCTATGCCTTCTCAAGGGATACCGATTGGCAAAAACAATTTGAATATTTATTTCCCTATGAAGAAACCCCGGATCAGATAAGGTGTATAGAAGAAATGAAAAAAGATATGGAAGTAGATCGATCTATGGATCGGTTGCTCTGCGGTGATGTAGGCTATGGTAAAACAGAAGTGGCTATAAGAGGTGCCTTTAAATGTGTTATGGACAGTAAGCAGGTGGCAGTTTTAGTACCCACCACCATATTAGCGCAACAGCACTATAATAACTTTAAGGAACGTTTTTCTGGTTTTCCTGTAACAGTAGAGATGTTAAGTCGTTTTAGGACACCGACGCAACAAAAACATACCATAGAAAGTGTACGAACGGGGAATATAGATGTTTTGATTGGTACCCATAGGCTTTTATCAAAGGATGTTGTTTTCAAGGACCTAGGATTATTGATCGTAGATGAGGAACAGCGATTTGGTGTAAAGCATAAGGAAGCATTAAAACAGCTGAAAAAATCTGTAGATGTATTAACCTTAACAGCCACCCCTATACCTAGAACCCTGCACATGTCTATGATTGGCGTGCGGGATATGAGTGTGATTGAAGACCCTCCAGAGGAAAGATACCCTGTACAGACTTATGTAGCTTCCTATAATGAATCCTTAATTACAGATGCTCTTACAAGAGAGATGGCTAGAGGAGGACAGGTATATTATGTTTACAATCGGGTACAGGGAATCCATCAAGTGGCAGCAAAATTAGGAAGTTTAGTGCCCCAAGCCAGGGTAGGGGTAGCCCATGGTCAAATGAGTGAAAGGCAGCTAGAAAAGCTAATGTTGGAGTATTATCATGGAGAATATGACGTGCTGGTATGTACCACCATTATAGAAACTGGTTTAGATATTGCCAATGTCAACACCATCATTATACAAGATGCAGATCGATTAGGACTTTCTCAGTTATATCAGTTAAGGGGCAGAGTTGGAAGGTCCAATCGCCAAGGGTATGCTTATCTTCTATACGAAAAAGATAAAATTTTATCAGAAGTAGCAGAAAAGCGTCTCAAGGCCATTAAAGAGTTTACAGAATTTGGATCAGGGTTTAAAATTGCTATGAGGGATTTAGAAATAAGGGGAGCAGGAAATTTATTAGGATCAGAACAGCATGGTCACATGGCCTCCATTGGTTATGATCTTTATGTGAAGTTATTGGAGGAGACGGTAGGAGAACTAAAGGGAGAAAAAATAGAAAAATATGAAGATACGATGATGGAGCTAAATGTAGATGCATATATCTCAGAAAAATATATTTCCAATCCAAGTCATAAAATAGAGATTTACAAGAAAATAGCTTCTATTCGTAACGAGGAAGATATGTATGCTATTGAAGAAGAGATAGAAGATCGTTTTGGAGACATTCCCCTAAGTGTAAGGAATTTACTGCTGATTTCTTATATTAAAGCCTTGGCAAAGAACTTAAAAATCCAATATATTTCTCAGAAAGAGAAAAGTATCCGTATACAGTTTAGAGAAGCTAAGGTACTAAGACCAGAAAATATTGTTGAAGTTATGGAGAGCTATCGATGGAAGGTAACGATCCATGGGGGGCAGCAGCCTTATATCACTTACAAAATACAGACACAAGATCAATATAAGGTGTTGTTAGACATAAAGGGTTTAATAGAAAAAATTAGTGGTTTAAAAAAGGCTGCCAGTTAG
- a CDS encoding peptidylprolyl isomerase: MPLKNSKKFMVVIAAVLMIALFFIGCSSTAKIPQDAVAVVNGNSISMGEFEKTLALQRMSYEAQFGAEILIQDMGTGVTLLESIKKQLLDKIVSDEVLIQEARKNNITATEEEIQAAYEPYLVFKDQNESFQQFAEENNIDEAYMKQQIEKDIILHKYRDFFIENLEIAEEAAEAYYNDNPAFFIQEEVSARHILVEELDTAKEVLQKIEEGEDFIALAAQYSTEPGAAERGGDLGYFGRGEMVTEFEEAAFALEPGEVSDIVETRFGYHIILVEDVIRETQKYEDVKLYLIEFLKEQEYQEHVEALIEKAEINKREEF; this comes from the coding sequence ATGCCTTTAAAAAACAGTAAAAAATTTATGGTGGTAATAGCTGCTGTACTTATGATAGCTTTATTTTTTATAGGGTGTTCTAGTACTGCTAAGATACCACAGGATGCTGTAGCAGTGGTAAATGGTAACAGTATATCTATGGGAGAATTTGAAAAAACCCTAGCATTACAAAGAATGAGCTATGAAGCACAGTTCGGGGCGGAAATATTGATACAAGATATGGGTACAGGTGTCACACTTTTAGAGTCCATAAAAAAGCAGCTTTTAGACAAAATTGTATCAGATGAAGTTCTTATTCAAGAGGCAAGAAAAAATAATATTACAGCTACAGAAGAAGAAATACAAGCAGCTTATGAACCGTATTTAGTTTTTAAGGATCAAAATGAATCATTTCAACAGTTTGCAGAGGAAAATAATATAGACGAAGCCTATATGAAGCAACAAATTGAAAAAGATATCATTCTTCACAAATATAGAGATTTTTTTATAGAAAATCTTGAAATTGCTGAAGAAGCTGCTGAGGCTTATTATAACGACAATCCAGCCTTCTTTATACAGGAGGAGGTAAGTGCAAGACATATTCTTGTAGAGGAACTAGATACAGCGAAGGAAGTTTTGCAAAAGATTGAAGAAGGAGAAGATTTCATTGCATTGGCGGCTCAGTATTCTACAGAACCGGGGGCAGCAGAACGTGGAGGAGATTTAGGATACTTCGGTAGAGGTGAAATGGTAACAGAGTTTGAGGAAGCAGCTTTTGCTTTAGAACCAGGGGAAGTTAGCGATATTGTGGAAACTAGATTTGGATACCACATTATTCTGGTAGAAGATGTTATTCGGGAGACCCAAAAATATGAAGATGTTAAATTGTATTTAATTGAATTTTTAAAGGAGCAAGAATATCAAGAGCACGTTGAAGCATTGATAGAAAAAGCAGAAATTAATAAAAGAGAAGAATTTTAG
- the spoVT gene encoding stage V sporulation protein T, translating into MKATGIVRRIDDLGRVVIPKEIRRTLRIREGDPLEIFTDREGEVILKKYSPIGELSEFATEYAESLQEALGHIAIITDRDTIIAVAGHSKKEYLEKRISKALERIMEERETTLFNEGEQMHPIASDEGDEGEYTAQVIAPIVTQGDPIGTVIICSKNKGVNMGEVEKKIATTAASFLSKQMEQ; encoded by the coding sequence TTGAAGGCTACAGGAATAGTAAGACGTATAGATGACTTAGGCAGAGTAGTAATTCCCAAGGAAATTAGGAGAACTCTTAGAATTAGAGAAGGAGATCCTCTTGAAATATTTACAGATCGAGAAGGGGAGGTTATACTAAAAAAATACTCTCCTATAGGAGAATTAAGTGAATTTGCTACAGAGTATGCAGAATCTTTACAAGAAGCTTTAGGACACATTGCAATTATAACTGATAGGGATACGATTATAGCAGTAGCTGGTCATTCTAAAAAAGAATACTTAGAAAAACGTATAAGTAAGGCTTTAGAGAGAATAATGGAAGAAAGAGAGACAACATTATTTAACGAAGGAGAGCAGATGCACCCAATCGCTTCTGATGAGGGAGATGAAGGGGAATATACAGCTCAGGTGATAGCCCCTATTGTCACTCAGGGAGATCCCATAGGAACAGTGATTATTTGTTCTAAAAACAAAGGCGTGAATATGGGAGAAGTTGAGAAAAAAATAGCTACAACAGCTGCATCCTTCTTGTCAAAACAAATGGAACAATAG
- a CDS encoding putative polysaccharide biosynthesis protein — protein MKKDTFLKGAVILGAAGMIVKVMGAFFRIPLGYIIESEGMGYYQVGYTVYNFLLAFTAAGFPTAISKLVSEKRARADYQGAHKVFKTSFYLLLALGTVGSVALALLTTFLVNNVFESPNAYYAVVALAPAVFFVAALAAFRGYFQGMKDMMPTAVSQVIEQAARVLFGFSLAYIFLRRFGVIYAAGGAAFGASIGAASALGMMAFLYKKRENNILPLEGQAIDAEEETSQQIIKRLLRIAIPIAIGAAVMPLINMIDTFIVLRRLQATGFSYQEANSLYGQLQGMAAALVNLPQVLTLALATSIVPVISESAAQNDWDSARQDIRSALRVALLIGLPASAGLAVLSTPIMAMLYPREPATIGRILLFLAFAVTFLAPLQALTGVLQGLGKPDIPVRNLMVGAGFKFITTYVLTGIPALNVKGAAIGTVIAYFVAFLLNFIAVKKETKVAFEPKQFIIKPVLSVTVMGAVVFILYRQLYNFLGNSLSTVISIAIGAAVYGVMLLKTKTIIEEDFDLLPGGSKLLKLLRKLKLMH, from the coding sequence ATGAAGAAGGATACCTTTTTAAAAGGAGCAGTTATTTTAGGAGCTGCAGGAATGATTGTAAAGGTAATGGGAGCGTTTTTTAGAATCCCTTTGGGCTATATTATTGAATCAGAAGGTATGGGCTATTATCAAGTAGGCTATACGGTTTATAATTTTTTGCTGGCCTTTACTGCTGCTGGGTTTCCTACAGCTATATCCAAATTAGTATCAGAAAAGAGAGCGAGAGCAGACTATCAGGGGGCTCATAAGGTTTTTAAGACTTCCTTCTACCTACTATTAGCTTTAGGGACTGTGGGATCGGTGGCTTTAGCGCTGCTAACTACCTTTTTAGTAAACAATGTGTTTGAAAGTCCAAATGCCTACTATGCAGTAGTGGCACTGGCGCCGGCGGTATTTTTTGTTGCTGCTTTAGCCGCTTTTAGGGGTTATTTTCAGGGCATGAAGGATATGATGCCTACCGCTGTTTCTCAGGTAATAGAACAGGCAGCTAGGGTATTGTTTGGTTTTTCCTTAGCATATATCTTTTTAAGACGATTTGGCGTAATCTATGCAGCAGGAGGTGCTGCCTTCGGTGCTTCTATAGGAGCCGCTTCTGCTCTGGGCATGATGGCATTCCTTTATAAAAAAAGAGAAAACAATATTCTGCCTTTAGAGGGACAGGCTATTGATGCTGAAGAAGAAACTTCTCAACAGATTATCAAAAGACTTTTAAGAATTGCTATCCCCATTGCGATTGGAGCGGCTGTAATGCCACTCATTAATATGATAGATACATTTATAGTATTAAGAAGGCTGCAGGCCACAGGTTTTAGCTATCAAGAGGCGAATAGCTTATATGGACAGCTGCAGGGGATGGCAGCTGCACTTGTAAATCTGCCACAAGTATTAACGCTGGCATTGGCTACCAGTATCGTGCCGGTAATTTCAGAATCGGCGGCTCAAAATGACTGGGATAGCGCAAGACAAGATATACGGTCAGCTCTTCGGGTAGCTTTGCTGATTGGTTTACCAGCATCTGCAGGATTGGCGGTATTATCTACCCCGATTATGGCAATGCTTTATCCTAGGGAACCAGCTACCATAGGTAGAATACTCTTATTCTTAGCCTTTGCTGTAACCTTTTTAGCACCACTACAAGCTTTGACAGGTGTACTACAGGGGTTAGGAAAGCCTGATATTCCTGTTCGAAACCTCATGGTGGGGGCTGGGTTTAAATTTATTACTACGTATGTATTAACAGGAATCCCTGCTTTAAATGTAAAAGGTGCTGCGATAGGAACTGTGATTGCTTACTTTGTAGCTTTTCTTTTAAACTTTATAGCAGTAAAGAAAGAGACAAAGGTGGCTTTTGAGCCAAAACAGTTTATTATAAAACCAGTTTTATCTGTAACAGTTATGGGAGCAGTTGTTTTTATTCTTTACAGACAGCTATATAACTTCCTTGGGAATAGTCTTTCTACTGTGATATCTATTGCTATAGGAGCAGCTGTTTATGGTGTGATGCTTTTAAAAACAAAAACGATTATTGAAGAAGACTTTGATCTATTACCAGGAGGCAGCAAACTATTAAAGTTGCTCCGTAAACTGAAGCTTATGCATTAA